The Pedosphaera parvula Ellin514 genome has a window encoding:
- a CDS encoding SDR family oxidoreductase produces the protein MVRPRFRNPRAPRLQAERPGRENKMSPKPRDASPEYRGSGKLQGKIALITGGDSGIGRATAVLFAREGADVAIAYLNEHKDARETVRLVEKEGRKCIAIADDVGNEKHCQKVVQTAVKQFGKLNILVNNAAEQHPQPDITRISSKQLERTFRTNIFSHFFMVKATLKYLKEGSAIINTTSVTAYRGSSQLLDYSSTKGAIVAFTRSLSENLAAKKIRVNGVAPGPIWTPLIPSTFPAEKVKKFGTDVPLGRPGQPMEVAPSYVFLASGDSSYMTGQVLHPNGGEVVNA, from the coding sequence ATGGTGCGACCAAGATTTCGAAATCCACGTGCTCCCCGGCTTCAAGCAGAACGCCCCGGGCGGGAAAATAAAATGAGCCCCAAACCTCGGGACGCATCTCCTGAATATCGAGGCAGCGGCAAATTACAAGGAAAGATAGCGCTTATCACGGGCGGAGACAGCGGAATCGGCCGGGCTACAGCAGTTCTTTTTGCCCGCGAAGGCGCCGACGTCGCAATTGCCTATCTCAACGAACATAAGGACGCCAGGGAAACCGTTCGATTGGTAGAGAAAGAAGGCCGAAAGTGCATTGCCATTGCGGATGATGTTGGAAATGAGAAGCATTGCCAGAAAGTCGTGCAAACCGCAGTCAAACAATTCGGAAAGCTGAATATATTGGTAAACAATGCAGCCGAGCAGCATCCACAACCCGACATCACTCGAATTTCCAGCAAACAGCTTGAGCGCACTTTCAGGACAAACATTTTCTCCCACTTCTTCATGGTAAAAGCCACGCTCAAATATTTGAAGGAAGGTTCGGCGATCATCAACACCACGTCAGTTACAGCCTACCGGGGCAGTTCTCAATTGCTGGACTACTCATCGACGAAAGGAGCGATAGTGGCTTTTACGCGTTCTCTTTCTGAGAATCTGGCGGCGAAGAAAATTCGAGTGAACGGGGTTGCCCCCGGCCCCATATGGACGCCGCTCATACCGTCAACCTTTCCTGCGGAAAAGGTGAAGAAATTTGGCACGGATGTTCCTTTGGGGCGGCCCGGACAGCCAATGGAAGTCGCTCCCAGTTATGTTTTCCTGGCCTCAGGTGATTCCTCCTACATGACGGGCCAGGTGCTTCATCCAAATGGAGGAGAGGTTGTGAATGCCTAG
- a CDS encoding sugar phosphate isomerase/epimerase family protein, with translation MLIGTMNHPAKDVIKEIEWIAGMGLEFVDLTLEPPAAALWNVDVEETRAVLKAHALPVVGHTAYYLPIASPFESVRRAAVEELKHCAEAFAKIGASWMNIHPDRNAPMHEKGFIIERNLQSLREINQTAQDVGVGLMIENLPGYYNTVQQLAPMLDAMPDLGFHLDLGHANLQVQHNSADELIATYGSRLRHVHFHDNKGDEKDLHLPLGTGNIDFRRYVRMLQKHGYDGTITLEVFTPDKHYLSYSRDVLRRLWNETSVGKVSAAAIATT, from the coding sequence ATGTTAATCGGCACCATGAACCATCCGGCGAAGGACGTCATCAAGGAGATAGAATGGATTGCCGGGATGGGACTCGAGTTCGTCGACCTGACTTTGGAGCCTCCTGCTGCCGCGCTCTGGAATGTAGACGTGGAGGAAACCCGGGCGGTCCTCAAAGCACATGCCCTTCCGGTGGTTGGACATACAGCCTACTATTTGCCAATAGCCAGTCCTTTTGAATCCGTTCGTCGTGCGGCAGTGGAAGAGTTAAAGCACTGTGCAGAAGCATTCGCAAAGATCGGAGCCAGTTGGATGAACATCCATCCTGATCGAAATGCGCCGATGCACGAGAAGGGTTTCATCATTGAGCGAAATCTGCAAAGTTTGCGGGAAATAAACCAGACAGCACAGGATGTCGGAGTGGGCTTGATGATCGAAAATCTTCCCGGTTACTATAATACTGTCCAGCAACTTGCTCCGATGCTGGATGCTATGCCAGATCTGGGTTTTCATTTGGATCTTGGGCACGCCAATCTTCAGGTGCAGCACAATTCGGCAGACGAATTAATAGCCACCTATGGTTCGCGTCTGCGCCACGTACACTTTCATGACAACAAGGGAGATGAAAAGGATCTGCATCTGCCCCTGGGAACAGGCAACATTGATTTTCGACGCTATGTTCGAATGCTTCAGAAACACGGTTATGATGGCACGATCACGCTGGAGGTCTTCACGCCGGATAAACATTATTTGAGTTACAGCCGGGATGTTCTACGCCGGCTGTGGAATGAGACTTCGGTCGGAAAAGTGAGCGCAGCGGCCATTGCTACTACTTAG
- a CDS encoding nucleotidyltransferase family protein: MPWPDIIPMGQWANYRAAIEAAKTAGLNFLLGGGFALATYTGYWRNTKDIDFYIEPRDREAMITALSSVGFVDYYDIRPYDPGWIYRSTREGIIVDIIWSMANRRAEVDEQWFTRAHPIVVREEALSVAPVEELLWCKLYILQRDHCDWTDIFNILFCCGPKLDWNHLVERVGADIPLLRSVLMVYDWLCPNKAIELPLKLRRRLELPKPKKLPEAEQQRRIRLLDNRAWFSGMHPISQHLEV; the protein is encoded by the coding sequence TTGCCCTGGCCCGACATCATTCCCATGGGCCAGTGGGCTAACTATCGAGCCGCAATCGAAGCCGCAAAAACTGCCGGACTGAATTTTCTGCTGGGTGGAGGGTTCGCACTGGCTACTTACACAGGTTATTGGCGGAACACCAAGGACATTGATTTCTACATAGAGCCCAGAGATCGCGAAGCCATGATTACCGCGCTTAGCAGTGTCGGTTTCGTGGATTATTATGATATCCGTCCTTATGACCCGGGCTGGATTTATCGAAGTACTCGTGAGGGAATCATTGTCGACATCATATGGTCCATGGCAAATCGCCGTGCTGAAGTGGACGAACAGTGGTTCACGAGGGCACATCCCATTGTCGTGCGAGAAGAAGCGTTATCTGTGGCGCCGGTCGAAGAACTGCTTTGGTGCAAACTGTATATCTTGCAAAGAGATCATTGTGACTGGACAGATATATTCAACATTTTGTTCTGTTGTGGTCCAAAACTGGACTGGAACCACCTCGTCGAAAGAGTCGGAGCCGACATCCCCCTGCTCCGTTCAGTGCTGATGGTTTATGATTGGCTCTGCCCCAACAAGGCAATTGAACTTCCTTTGAAATTGAGGAGGAGGTTGGAATTGCCCAAGCCTAAGAAACTTCCGGAAGCCGAACAGCAACGTCGCATACGCTTGCTCGACAACCGCGCCTGGTTTTCAGGCATGCATCCCATAAGCCAACATTTGGAGGTCTAA
- a CDS encoding DUF5335 family protein: MALLELLLASPHPDDNNQHSRGGCQQSGTPIFTGLSNVNLHPLVYMIEVSSKKWKEFCQRINDQLGGATVTIEIIQLDGRQIEVGRDLTFDRVEFIGGVGCNDTISVRAKGIREVKHEIIEPIHIRLRQVDDSGTFNSIAIEAENGTSFLTFHPAIHAQMLEGLNVT, encoded by the coding sequence GTGGCCCTACTGGAGCTGTTATTGGCCAGCCCGCACCCAGATGACAACAACCAACACTCTCGCGGCGGGTGCCAGCAGTCTGGCACCCCTATATTCACAGGCTTATCCAACGTTAACCTGCATCCCCTTGTATATATGATTGAAGTGAGCAGTAAAAAATGGAAGGAATTCTGCCAACGGATTAATGATCAACTTGGCGGCGCCACCGTTACGATTGAAATAATTCAGTTGGATGGACGCCAAATCGAAGTTGGCCGGGATCTAACCTTTGATCGCGTGGAGTTTATTGGTGGTGTTGGTTGCAATGATACTATTAGTGTGCGCGCTAAAGGTATTCGCGAGGTAAAACACGAAATCATCGAGCCCATCCATATCCGCCTCCGTCAAGTGGATGATAGCGGAACCTTCAATTCCATTGCCATCGAAGCTGAAAATGGCACCTCGTTTCTCACCTTCCATCCCGCAATACACGCTCAGATGCTGGAGGGCTTGAATGTTACTTAA
- a CDS encoding alkaline phosphatase family protein, with the protein MAQNRLTNGCPHPSVISRRQFLKTSALLAAGATALQGLACAGSSASPFRLPPPGFSGIEHIVVVMMENRSFDHYLGWLPDADGRQAGLSYPDRDGNLQPTHALSPDDHGCNHPTLDQSYRGGRIKHEHGACNGWLLTGNNDAYALGYYRQRDLAFLGQAAPAWTVCDRYFAPIMAETYPNRIYQHAAQTDRLSDTPEPCSLPTIWDRLAEHDLKGRYYFSDVPFLALWGSKYLSITRTFNRFLEDCAGGALPQVSLVDPRLLGESLDVSGRGNPHTDVHSGEVFLNTVYNAVTTSPNWASTVLIVNFDEGGGFFDHVSPPPAPIPEADKTAGNQDGLRGFRVPALVIAPWSRRGGIAHGVYDHTSILKMIEWRWHLAPLTARDATANNIAEVLDFSRASMIAPRFNVPNASSIASGSTPSAISSSNRWRQLALSAKHSGFPKS; encoded by the coding sequence ATGGCCCAGAACCGGTTAACGAATGGATGCCCCCATCCATCAGTCATTTCCCGGCGTCAGTTTCTCAAAACCTCTGCTCTCCTTGCCGCTGGTGCAACCGCCCTGCAAGGCCTTGCCTGCGCGGGCTCATCAGCGAGCCCTTTCCGATTGCCGCCGCCAGGATTTTCCGGCATCGAGCATATCGTGGTGGTTATGATGGAGAATCGTTCCTTTGATCATTACCTTGGCTGGCTCCCAGATGCCGATGGACGACAGGCAGGTTTGTCTTATCCCGATCGGGATGGAAATTTGCAACCGACACACGCTCTGTCTCCGGACGATCACGGATGCAACCATCCCACCCTGGACCAAAGCTATCGGGGCGGCCGCATCAAGCATGAACACGGCGCTTGCAACGGCTGGCTTCTTACGGGCAACAATGATGCCTATGCTCTTGGCTACTACAGGCAGAGAGACCTGGCGTTTCTGGGCCAGGCGGCACCTGCCTGGACGGTTTGCGATCGTTATTTCGCTCCGATCATGGCCGAGACTTATCCCAACCGTATTTATCAACACGCTGCGCAGACGGATCGGCTTTCAGACACCCCGGAGCCTTGTTCCCTGCCCACTATTTGGGACCGACTCGCAGAGCACGATTTGAAGGGACGTTATTATTTCAGCGATGTGCCGTTTCTTGCGCTCTGGGGATCCAAATACCTTTCGATCACCCGGACGTTTAACCGGTTTCTCGAAGATTGTGCAGGGGGCGCACTGCCTCAGGTTTCCCTGGTTGACCCACGACTTCTGGGTGAGAGCCTTGATGTATCCGGTCGAGGCAATCCGCATACGGACGTCCACAGTGGCGAAGTTTTTTTGAATACAGTTTACAATGCAGTCACGACCAGTCCCAACTGGGCAAGTACAGTGCTCATCGTGAATTTTGACGAGGGCGGCGGATTTTTTGACCACGTCTCCCCTCCTCCCGCCCCGATTCCGGAAGCCGATAAAACGGCGGGCAATCAGGACGGACTAAGAGGCTTTCGCGTCCCCGCCCTGGTCATTGCGCCGTGGTCAAGACGGGGAGGGATTGCTCACGGTGTTTACGACCATACTTCAATTCTGAAAATGATTGAATGGCGATGGCATCTGGCCCCGCTCACGGCTCGAGATGCCACGGCAAACAACATAGCCGAGGTTCTTGATTTCAGCCGGGCAAGCATGATTGCCCCCCGTTTCAATGTTCCCAATGCCTCCTCCATCGCCTCAGGTTCAACACCTTCGGCAATCTCGAGCTCAAACCGGTGGCGACAACTGGCACTCTCCGCCAAACACTCCGGTTTTCCGAAATCTTAA
- a CDS encoding MqnA/MqnD/SBP family protein, with translation MEKRMLTLGHSPDPDDAFMFYGLAKELIPTNGFGFEHILQDIQTLNERATRGELDISAISIHAYAYVSDKYALLPSGASMGDGYGPMLVSKQKFSKDEIARKKIAVPGTMTSAFLALQLWLGKSAKEFDYVVVPFDQIFSAVRSGAAEIGLIIHEGQLTYKNEGLLVSEDLGVWWGRENGGLPLPLGGNVIHKRFEPAVRKRISGILTDSIQYSLDHRPEAVQHALQYARDMGHDLADKFVGMYVNHWTLDYGEKGRESIRRFLGRAFERGLIPHRQELEFVV, from the coding sequence ATGGAAAAACGAATGCTGACATTGGGACACTCGCCGGATCCGGATGATGCTTTTATGTTTTACGGATTGGCAAAAGAACTTATTCCGACGAACGGTTTTGGGTTTGAACATATTCTGCAGGATATCCAGACCTTGAACGAACGTGCCACACGAGGCGAGTTAGACATATCGGCCATCAGCATTCATGCTTATGCCTATGTGAGCGATAAATACGCATTGTTGCCCAGCGGCGCGAGCATGGGGGATGGATATGGGCCGATGCTCGTTTCCAAACAGAAATTCAGCAAGGATGAGATTGCCAGGAAGAAAATCGCCGTGCCGGGCACCATGACCAGTGCTTTTCTGGCGCTGCAGCTTTGGTTGGGCAAATCCGCCAAAGAGTTCGATTATGTAGTGGTACCATTCGACCAGATTTTCAGCGCCGTTCGCTCTGGAGCAGCGGAGATCGGATTAATTATTCACGAAGGGCAGCTGACTTATAAGAACGAAGGATTGCTGGTTTCTGAGGATCTCGGAGTCTGGTGGGGGCGCGAGAATGGGGGGTTGCCTCTTCCGCTGGGAGGAAATGTCATTCACAAGCGATTCGAACCGGCAGTCCGGAAAAGAATTTCCGGGATTTTGACCGACAGCATTCAGTACAGCCTTGATCATCGCCCGGAGGCAGTACAGCACGCTTTGCAGTATGCCCGCGACATGGGGCACGACCTCGCGGATAAATTTGTCGGAATGTATGTGAACCACTGGACGCTTGATTACGGTGAAAAGGGCAGGGAATCCATTCGCCGTTTCCTGGGCCGCGCGTTCGAACGGGGACTCATTCCGCATAGGCAGGAACTTGAGTTTGTGGTTTAG